One Mucilaginibacter ginkgonis genomic region harbors:
- a CDS encoding ABC transporter substrate-binding protein, with protein MPFSKPFIDQMGREVKISFPPQRIVSLVPSQTELLFDLGLEDKIVGITKFCIHPAGETKQVVKVGGTKQLDVEKITSLKPDLIIANKEENERAQIEELAVHFPVWVSDIYDLDSALEMICAVGEITGMPEKANDIAVKVEEQFCELIGADSQTVAYLIWRKPYMAAGTGTFIDDMLRRCGFINAIADGRYPMVTSEQLADLKPDLVFLSSEPYPFKQKHIEELQFYLPATRILLVDGEMFSWYGSRMLLAVPYFKSLLASLKG; from the coding sequence ATGCCTTTTAGCAAACCCTTCATTGATCAAATGGGCAGGGAGGTGAAAATTTCTTTTCCGCCGCAACGCATAGTCTCACTAGTCCCTTCACAAACCGAATTATTATTCGATTTAGGATTGGAAGACAAAATTGTTGGCATTACCAAATTCTGTATTCACCCGGCCGGTGAAACGAAGCAAGTGGTAAAAGTGGGCGGCACAAAACAGCTTGATGTAGAAAAGATCACGTCATTGAAACCCGACCTGATCATTGCTAATAAAGAAGAAAACGAGCGTGCTCAGATAGAAGAACTAGCCGTGCATTTCCCGGTTTGGGTTAGTGATATTTATGATCTGGATAGCGCGCTCGAGATGATTTGTGCTGTTGGAGAAATAACCGGAATGCCGGAGAAAGCCAATGACATAGCTGTCAAAGTAGAAGAACAGTTCTGCGAATTAATTGGGGCTGACTCGCAGACAGTGGCATACCTTATCTGGCGTAAACCATATATGGCTGCCGGCACCGGAACTTTTATAGACGACATGCTGCGTCGTTGCGGTTTTATTAACGCCATTGCGGATGGACGCTATCCCATGGTAACTTCAGAACAATTGGCCGATTTAAAACCCGATCTCGTTTTCCTGTCATCAGAACCGTACCCTTTCAAGCAAAAACATATAGAAGAACTTCAATTCTATCTTCCGGCTACCAGAATACTCCTCGTTGACGGCGAAATGTTTTCGTGGTATGGCAGCCGCATGTTGCTTGCTGTGCCATATTTTAAAAGCTTGTTAGCCAGCCTCAAAGGCTAA
- a CDS encoding MBL fold metallo-hydrolase, which produces MIRQNLCWFIGVALLASIAGCGVVRSVGKNPRGADLSRIDTVANYKNGAFDNEAERADSTKKRWVFLDKHPKTIKPSSAIPWVKTDLKALAAPAPTIVWFGHSSLLIKTLQGNILIDPIFSNHAGPVPRVMKAFPGTMNYHAEDMPPIDVLIISHDHYDHLDYRTLRKLRNKIRLAVVPLGIGSDLVYWGFDRKKIIELNWHQSTTSPGGIKITAAPSRHKSNRTYGKENKTLWASYIIQSNNYKIYFGGDGGYGPQFKDIGKRYGPFDLALLECGQYSPNWPWTHLWLGQAAQAAADVNAKMLQPIHWAKFKEAEHPWNEPIEKLVPAAQKLNIPLNVPQIGEPYTLGDPPKTAVWWDFK; this is translated from the coding sequence GTGATCAGGCAAAATTTATGTTGGTTTATCGGTGTGGCTCTGCTTGCTTCAATAGCAGGTTGTGGTGTTGTCAGGTCTGTTGGTAAAAACCCGCGGGGTGCAGACCTTTCACGCATCGATACTGTTGCCAATTACAAAAACGGGGCTTTTGACAACGAAGCAGAGCGGGCGGACTCGACCAAAAAACGCTGGGTGTTTTTAGATAAACATCCTAAAACGATTAAACCTTCGAGCGCCATACCGTGGGTAAAAACCGACTTAAAAGCACTGGCAGCCCCCGCGCCGACTATAGTATGGTTCGGGCATTCTTCTTTACTGATTAAGACCTTGCAAGGCAATATCCTTATCGACCCGATCTTTAGCAACCATGCAGGGCCTGTTCCGCGTGTCATGAAAGCTTTCCCCGGCACGATGAACTATCACGCCGAAGACATGCCGCCAATAGACGTGCTTATTATTTCGCATGATCATTATGACCATCTTGATTACCGTACCCTGCGAAAACTTCGAAATAAGATCAGACTGGCAGTTGTGCCCCTTGGCATCGGTTCAGATTTGGTTTATTGGGGATTTGACCGCAAGAAGATCATCGAATTAAACTGGCACCAATCTACAACTTCGCCGGGTGGCATAAAGATCACTGCAGCCCCCTCACGTCATAAGAGCAACCGTACTTACGGCAAGGAAAACAAGACTCTTTGGGCATCATACATAATACAGTCTAACAATTATAAAATTTACTTTGGCGGCGATGGCGGGTACGGGCCCCAGTTTAAAGATATAGGTAAACGTTATGGCCCATTTGATTTGGCGCTGCTGGAATGCGGGCAATACAGCCCCAACTGGCCTTGGACACATCTGTGGCTTGGACAGGCAGCCCAAGCCGCAGCAGACGTTAACGCAAAAATGCTGCAGCCTATTCATTGGGCAAAGTTTAAAGAAGCAGAACATCCATGGAATGAACCGATAGAGAAGTTAGTACCGGCCGCCCAAAAATTGAATATACCTTTGAATGTCCCGCAGATTGGCGAGCCATATACGTTAGGAGATCCGCCTAAAACAGCAGTTTGGTGGGATTTTAAATAA
- a CDS encoding S66 peptidase family protein produces the protein MNRKYFITSLAFATALPTLNLEAKTVANTGSLKIPPYLKPGDTIGISCPASDITVKEVESAKQLMESWGFKVVLGETVGKKDMTYGGTDDERLADFQKMLDDTDIKAIMCGRGGYGVVRIIDRLNFSRFARQPKWIIGFSDITVLHSHINRNFSIATLHAKMCNSFPDDWTKAEPIQIETINSIKQALTGERMSYTSPPTNANRAGSSKAQLIGGNLSILSNLSGTKSQTVTQGKILFIEDTGEYPYNIDRLLWNLKRSGQLTGLAGLIIGGFKMKPDDAGEEFGKTIYDIVLEKVKGYNYPVCFDFPVGHQRNNFALKCGVVHELTVTAEGGKLVSM, from the coding sequence ATGAACCGCAAATATTTTATCACCAGTCTGGCTTTCGCAACGGCTCTCCCCACTTTAAATTTAGAGGCCAAAACTGTAGCTAATACAGGTAGTTTAAAGATCCCGCCATACCTTAAACCCGGCGACACGATAGGCATCAGTTGCCCCGCGAGTGATATAACCGTTAAAGAAGTTGAATCGGCGAAACAATTGATGGAAAGCTGGGGCTTCAAAGTGGTGCTGGGCGAAACCGTCGGCAAGAAAGATATGACCTATGGTGGTACTGACGATGAGCGCCTGGCAGATTTCCAGAAAATGCTTGACGACACAGATATTAAAGCCATTATGTGTGGCCGAGGTGGCTATGGTGTAGTGCGTATTATCGACCGCCTTAATTTTAGCCGCTTTGCCAGGCAGCCTAAATGGATCATCGGCTTTAGTGATATCACGGTTCTGCATAGCCACATTAACCGCAACTTTAGCATAGCTACGCTGCACGCTAAAATGTGTAACAGCTTTCCGGATGATTGGACAAAAGCTGAGCCGATACAGATCGAGACAATAAACTCTATCAAGCAAGCACTAACAGGCGAGCGTATGAGCTACACCTCGCCGCCGACTAACGCTAACCGCGCCGGGAGCTCGAAAGCACAATTGATTGGCGGGAACTTAAGTATACTAAGCAACTTATCAGGAACCAAATCACAGACCGTAACGCAGGGTAAGATCCTGTTTATAGAAGATACAGGTGAATATCCCTACAACATTGACCGCTTGTTGTGGAACCTGAAACGAAGCGGCCAATTGACCGGACTTGCCGGGCTCATCATCGGCGGATTTAAAATGAAGCCCGACGATGCAGGCGAAGAGTTTGGCAAAACTATCTACGATATCGTTCTTGAAAAAGTTAAAGGATATAACTATCCGGTCTGTTTCGATTTTCCGGTGGGCCATCAGCGCAATAATTTCGCGCTTAAGTGTGGTGTCGTACACGAATTGACCGTTACTGCCGAGGGTGGAAAGCTGGTGTCGATGTAG
- the kdsA gene encoding 3-deoxy-8-phosphooctulonate synthase — translation MTLYENIKQKPFFIIGPCVMESQDLLYTVAEKVAEIGSKYNVPVVFKSSFDKANRTSGHAFRGPGLDKGMDMLQLVKEKFGLPVTTDIHESIQAKRIAEVADILQIPAFLCRQTDLLIAAAETGKIVNVKKAQFLSGMDMEYPAQKVVEAGNHQVILTERGNMYGYNNLVVDFRNIYDLKKFGHPVCMDCTHSVQRPGGAGGKTGGDRTFVPMMALAAKAFGADGYFMETHPDPDNAMSDGPNMVKLHELEKTIAPLLS, via the coding sequence ATGACATTATACGAAAACATAAAGCAGAAGCCGTTTTTTATAATCGGCCCATGCGTAATGGAAAGCCAGGACCTGCTGTACACTGTTGCCGAAAAGGTGGCTGAGATAGGCAGCAAATACAATGTGCCGGTAGTTTTTAAGTCATCTTTCGATAAGGCCAACCGTACATCAGGGCACGCGTTTCGCGGGCCGGGTTTAGACAAGGGCATGGACATGCTGCAACTGGTTAAAGAGAAATTCGGTTTGCCCGTTACGACAGATATTCATGAGAGTATCCAAGCAAAACGTATTGCCGAAGTAGCCGATATTCTACAGATACCTGCATTTTTATGCCGTCAGACAGATCTTTTGATCGCGGCGGCTGAAACAGGAAAGATCGTTAACGTAAAAAAGGCACAGTTCCTGTCAGGCATGGATATGGAATATCCTGCGCAGAAGGTAGTTGAGGCCGGCAATCACCAGGTAATACTCACAGAACGTGGCAACATGTATGGTTATAATAACCTGGTGGTGGACTTCCGTAATATATACGATTTGAAAAAATTTGGCCACCCGGTGTGCATGGATTGCACGCACTCTGTGCAACGGCCCGGCGGTGCGGGTGGTAAAACAGGTGGCGACCGCACCTTTGTGCCGATGATGGCCTTAGCCGCCAAAGCCTTTGGCGCAGACGGTTACTTTATGGAAACACACCCCGACCCGGACAATGCCATGAGCGACGGGCCAAACATGGTAAAACTGCATGAGCTTGAGAAAACCATTGCTCCTTTGTTAAGCTAA
- a CDS encoding DUF6799 domain-containing protein gives MKKLMIAAFAVALSCTAMAQTKMESSSKMHSDMKMDNCVMMKDGKMMCTKNGKTMAMDKDMTMKNGTMVMTDGTVKMKDGKTMKLKDGDMVMMSGKVHNMSKM, from the coding sequence ATGAAAAAACTAATGATCGCCGCTTTTGCTGTAGCGTTAAGCTGCACAGCAATGGCGCAAACCAAAATGGAATCGTCATCTAAAATGCATTCGGACATGAAAATGGACAACTGCGTAATGATGAAAGATGGTAAAATGATGTGCACCAAAAATGGTAAAACCATGGCCATGGATAAAGACATGACCATGAAAAACGGCACAATGGTTATGACCGACGGAACCGTTAAAATGAAAGACGGCAAGACCATGAAGCTTAAAGACGGCGACATGGTAATGATGAGCGGTAAAGTGCACAACATGAGCAAAATGTAA
- a CDS encoding MFS transporter: protein MEAKNNPKTIRAWAMFDWANSSYNLVITSTIFPAYFTAITTTKERGDKVTFFGHEFVNTALSEYTLAVAYLLVVIMLPILTSIADYKGNKKSYMQFFTLMGGLACCGLYFFKLDTLELGMLCFGIAAIGYCGGFVFYNSYLPQIATVDRQDAVSAKGFTYGYIGSVILQVICFVFVLSPQTFGITDASFPARLSFLLVGVWWMGFAQIPFARLPKGEPNAKVSRNYNVFSGGFKELGRVWRHVMSMPLLKRYLPAFFFYSMGVQTIMLVAASFGAKELNLPAKNLIAVILVIQLVAIAGATLMSKLSEKFGNVRVLIGVVFLWILACIAAYLTTLAVQFYALAVVVGLVMGGIQSLSRSTYSKYLPQNITDTASYFSFYDVTEKLAIVIGLFTFGFVESLTQSMRNSALVLAIFFVIGIILLFTLLTAEKRDKSSQISGL from the coding sequence ATGGAAGCAAAAAACAACCCTAAAACCATACGCGCCTGGGCCATGTTCGATTGGGCTAACTCATCGTACAACCTGGTAATCACATCAACCATTTTCCCGGCCTACTTTACGGCCATCACCACCACAAAAGAGCGCGGCGATAAGGTGACATTTTTTGGGCACGAGTTTGTAAATACTGCCTTGTCTGAGTATACCCTGGCAGTGGCTTACCTGTTGGTAGTGATTATGCTGCCGATACTAACTTCTATTGCCGATTACAAGGGCAACAAGAAAAGCTATATGCAATTTTTTACGCTGATGGGTGGCTTGGCCTGCTGCGGATTGTACTTTTTCAAACTCGATACATTGGAGCTGGGCATGCTTTGTTTTGGTATTGCCGCTATTGGCTATTGCGGCGGCTTTGTTTTTTATAATTCGTATCTACCACAAATTGCCACTGTTGACAGGCAGGATGCCGTGAGCGCCAAGGGTTTCACATACGGCTACATCGGCAGTGTAATATTGCAGGTTATTTGTTTTGTTTTTGTGCTTTCGCCGCAAACATTCGGTATTACAGATGCCAGCTTTCCTGCACGGCTGTCGTTTCTGCTCGTAGGTGTATGGTGGATGGGTTTCGCGCAGATACCTTTCGCCCGCCTGCCCAAAGGCGAACCTAACGCCAAAGTTTCCCGAAACTACAACGTATTTAGCGGCGGATTTAAAGAATTAGGAAGGGTATGGCGTCATGTAATGAGCATGCCTTTGTTGAAACGCTACCTGCCGGCTTTTTTCTTCTACTCCATGGGTGTGCAAACCATTATGCTGGTGGCGGCCAGCTTCGGCGCCAAGGAATTAAATTTGCCCGCCAAGAACCTGATTGCGGTGATACTGGTAATTCAATTGGTGGCTATTGCGGGTGCAACACTGATGTCTAAGCTTTCTGAAAAGTTTGGCAACGTGCGCGTTTTAATAGGGGTGGTATTTTTGTGGATACTGGCATGCATTGCCGCGTATCTAACCACGCTTGCTGTGCAATTTTACGCATTGGCAGTTGTAGTAGGTTTGGTAATGGGCGGTATACAATCGTTATCGCGATCTACCTATTCAAAGTATCTGCCGCAAAACATAACAGATACGGCCTCATACTTCAGCTTTTACGATGTAACAGAAAAGCTAGCAATCGTAATCGGACTTTTTACCTTTGGCTTTGTAGAATCGCTAACGCAAAGCATGCGCAACTCGGCCCTGGTGCTGGCGATATTCTTTGTTATCGGCATCATATTGCTGTTTACTTTGCTTACCGCAGAGAAAAGAGATAAAAGTTCTCAAATTAGCGGCTTGTAA
- a CDS encoding undecaprenyl-phosphate glucose phosphotransferase — MIHRYATFIKAANLVVDYIVLNLSLLLAYVTVSLLPVSTIRSEHYLPLILFANLIWFLSANISGLYSGVLNKDAIITYRNVFRTYLLFVALISVTVFITGTKSYTVTRQYLIYALGIFAVLLGLWKLIFLGIRKGDRHVLISKRNVAIVGARRVGNDLYEYMKENPDIGYNMLGFFDDKPEYLISSDLLLGTTDTCLNYINEKKVQELFCTLPNSEADTIDLLMREADKHMIRFKLVPEYYNYNNRTTIVQSFGSIPVISLRPEPLENTLNRVIKRIFDVAFSLFMLVFVASWLIPLMGIIIKLQSKGPVFFTQARSGLDNKQFMCVKLRSMRISDDAHTKQATRNDSRLTPIGAFMRKTNIDELPQFFNVLVGDMSVVGPRPHMLRHTEQYAKEIEKYMVRHLVKPGVTGWAQVRGYRGETKDPATMEKRIEHDVWYLENWSFLLDMKIIFLTVWVTLVGDDNAF; from the coding sequence ATGATCCACAGGTACGCAACGTTTATTAAGGCTGCAAATCTGGTTGTAGACTATATCGTGTTAAACCTCAGTTTGTTGCTGGCGTATGTAACAGTGAGCCTGTTGCCTGTAAGTACCATCCGCTCAGAGCATTACTTACCGCTGATATTGTTCGCCAATCTCATATGGTTTTTGTCGGCAAACATATCAGGTTTGTATAGCGGCGTGCTCAACAAAGATGCAATCATCACTTATCGCAATGTTTTCCGCACCTACTTGTTATTTGTTGCACTTATCTCCGTAACGGTTTTTATAACCGGAACAAAATCCTACACCGTAACCCGACAATATTTAATTTACGCGCTAGGCATTTTTGCAGTGTTACTGGGGCTTTGGAAACTGATCTTTCTGGGTATACGCAAAGGTGACCGCCACGTGCTGATCAGCAAAAGGAATGTAGCTATTGTAGGCGCGCGCCGGGTTGGGAATGACCTTTACGAATACATGAAAGAGAACCCGGACATTGGTTATAACATGCTGGGTTTTTTTGACGATAAGCCGGAATACCTGATCAGTAGCGACCTGTTATTGGGCACCACAGATACCTGTTTAAATTATATCAATGAAAAAAAAGTTCAGGAATTATTCTGCACCCTGCCAAACAGCGAAGCAGATACGATTGACCTTTTAATGCGCGAAGCAGATAAACACATGATCCGCTTTAAATTGGTGCCGGAATATTATAATTATAATAACCGCACAACCATAGTACAAAGTTTTGGCAGTATACCGGTTATTTCGCTTCGCCCAGAGCCTTTGGAAAATACGCTCAACCGCGTCATCAAACGTATCTTTGATGTGGCGTTCTCTCTATTTATGTTGGTGTTTGTGGCAAGTTGGTTAATTCCTTTAATGGGTATCATCATCAAGCTGCAGTCAAAAGGGCCGGTGTTTTTTACTCAGGCCAGGTCGGGGCTTGATAATAAACAATTTATGTGCGTAAAGTTGCGCAGTATGCGTATTAGCGATGATGCCCATACCAAACAGGCAACACGTAACGATAGCCGCTTAACGCCAATTGGCGCCTTTATGCGGAAGACCAATATCGATGAGTTGCCGCAATTCTTCAATGTGCTGGTAGGGGATATGTCTGTTGTTGGCCCGCGGCCGCACATGTTAAGACATACCGAGCAATACGCTAAAGAGATTGAGAAGTATATGGTGCGCCATTTGGTAAAACCCGGCGTAACGGGCTGGGCGCAGGTGCGCGGTTACCGCGGCGAAACTAAAGACCCGGCGACCATGGAAAAACGCATTGAGCATGATGTGTGGTACTTAGAAAACTGGTCTTTCCTTCTGGATATGAAGATCATTTTTCTTACCGTTTGGGTAACCCTTGTGGGCGACGACAATGCCTTTTAG
- a CDS encoding (Fe-S)-binding protein — MKVELFVPCFVDQLYPDTAFSTVKLLEKAGCNVHYNTEQTCCGQPAFNAGFWDDAKKIGSKFLNEFSEDSVIVTPSASCTGMVRNYYSDLFTNTVLHNKCRAVQGNIYELSDFLVNILQYEYFGAELEGRAVYHDSCNALRECKIKDEPRRLLENVHGLELLNMPDNETCCGFGGTFAVKFAAISSAMAQQKVDHALSVNAEYIISTDASCLLQLQGYIDKQQIPLKTMHLADVLAGGWGNV; from the coding sequence ATGAAAGTTGAGTTGTTTGTTCCTTGTTTTGTAGATCAGTTGTATCCCGATACCGCTTTCAGTACGGTGAAACTTTTAGAAAAAGCCGGATGCAATGTGCACTATAACACAGAGCAAACATGTTGCGGTCAGCCCGCATTTAACGCCGGTTTTTGGGACGATGCCAAAAAAATAGGCAGCAAATTCCTGAATGAGTTTAGTGAAGACAGCGTAATTGTAACACCATCCGCGTCGTGCACGGGCATGGTGCGCAATTATTACAGCGATCTGTTTACCAATACGGTACTACATAATAAGTGCCGCGCGGTGCAAGGCAACATTTATGAATTGTCCGACTTCCTGGTGAATATCCTACAGTACGAATACTTTGGTGCCGAATTGGAAGGCCGTGCGGTTTACCATGATAGTTGCAACGCCCTGCGCGAATGTAAGATCAAAGACGAGCCGCGACGCCTTTTAGAAAACGTGCACGGGCTAGAACTTTTGAATATGCCTGACAACGAAACTTGCTGTGGTTTCGGCGGAACATTTGCGGTTAAGTTTGCAGCGATATCAAGTGCCATGGCCCAGCAGAAAGTAGACCACGCCTTATCAGTAAACGCGGAATACATCATCTCAACAGACGCTTCTTGCTTATTACAGCTACAAGGCTATATTGACAAGCAGCAGATTCCCCTTAAAACCATGCACTTAGCAGATGTGCTGGCCGGCGGTTGGGGGAATGTCTAG
- a CDS encoding M20/M25/M40 family metallo-hydrolase yields MKTNFTLFRNYKPFAALAVGLMLSGSVNAQSSKSVVDAMVAEETNNSQLKTLAHELFDGIGPRLVGTPGMKQANDWAVAKYQSWGISAKNEKWGEWRGWERGISHIDMVSPRVKSLEGTQLAWSPGMGNKTVTAEVILLPDLADSAAYAAWMPKVKGKFVLVSTNQPTGRPDDNWKEFALKESFDKMKAERTAMTDAWKKRISKTGHTAKTLPVALEKAGAAGIITNLWSAGFGVDKIFQAYTKAIPTVDVALEDYTLLYRLIEGGTVPKLAIHCESKELGVVPTFNTIAEIKGSEKPDEYVMLSAHFDSWDGGTGATDNGTGTLTMMEAMRLLKTFYPHPKRTILVGHWGSEEEGLNGSRAFVEDHPEIVKNLQALFNQDNGTGRVINLSGQGYADAKNYLTRWLAAAPDSIKNRVKTVFPGAPGGGGSDFASFVAVGAPGFSLGSLNWSYFNYTWHTNRDTYDKIIFDDLSNNAMLAAIMVYMASEDPERASTVKAEGVKWPVPTKAIRRGGLDQ; encoded by the coding sequence ATGAAAACAAACTTTACCCTTTTCCGCAATTATAAACCTTTTGCTGCTCTTGCCGTCGGCTTAATGCTTTCAGGTAGCGTTAACGCGCAGTCGTCAAAATCTGTAGTAGATGCCATGGTGGCCGAAGAAACTAACAACTCGCAGCTGAAAACCCTGGCGCACGAACTTTTTGACGGCATTGGCCCGCGTTTGGTTGGCACGCCCGGAATGAAGCAGGCTAACGATTGGGCGGTAGCCAAGTATCAAAGCTGGGGTATATCGGCTAAAAACGAAAAGTGGGGCGAGTGGCGCGGATGGGAGCGGGGTATATCGCACATCGATATGGTATCGCCAAGGGTAAAGTCGTTAGAAGGAACACAATTGGCATGGAGCCCGGGCATGGGCAATAAAACGGTCACCGCCGAGGTGATTTTATTGCCCGATCTTGCAGATTCTGCCGCCTACGCTGCCTGGATGCCGAAAGTTAAAGGCAAATTTGTATTGGTGTCAACCAATCAGCCAACCGGCCGGCCCGACGATAACTGGAAGGAATTTGCCTTGAAGGAATCGTTCGATAAAATGAAAGCTGAGCGCACGGCTATGACGGATGCCTGGAAAAAACGCATCAGCAAAACAGGACATACTGCTAAAACACTACCTGTCGCTTTAGAAAAGGCGGGCGCGGCAGGTATTATTACTAACCTATGGTCGGCGGGGTTTGGGGTTGATAAGATATTCCAGGCGTATACGAAAGCGATTCCGACGGTTGACGTTGCACTTGAAGATTACACGTTATTGTATCGCCTGATAGAAGGTGGAACAGTTCCTAAACTGGCCATTCATTGCGAGTCTAAAGAGTTGGGTGTTGTCCCAACCTTCAATACCATCGCAGAAATAAAAGGAAGCGAGAAGCCGGATGAGTATGTGATGCTATCGGCACACTTTGATTCCTGGGATGGCGGTACAGGCGCTACAGATAATGGCACCGGCACCCTAACGATGATGGAAGCCATGCGCTTGTTAAAGACATTCTATCCGCACCCAAAACGAACCATTTTAGTTGGGCATTGGGGCAGCGAAGAAGAGGGCCTAAACGGTTCACGCGCTTTTGTGGAAGATCACCCCGAAATAGTGAAAAACCTGCAGGCACTGTTTAACCAGGATAATGGCACCGGTCGCGTAATAAACCTGTCAGGCCAGGGTTACGCAGATGCGAAGAATTATTTGACCCGTTGGCTTGCTGCCGCGCCGGATTCCATTAAGAACCGTGTTAAAACTGTTTTCCCGGGTGCACCGGGTGGTGGCGGGTCAGACTTTGCTTCTTTTGTAGCTGTCGGCGCGCCTGGTTTCTCGCTTGGCTCGCTTAACTGGTCGTACTTCAATTACACCTGGCACACTAACCGCGATACTTATGATAAGATCATCTTTGATGATCTGAGCAATAATGCAATGCTTGCCGCTATTATGGTGTATATGGCCAGCGAAGACCCTGAACGCGCTTCGACCGTTAAGGCCGAAGGCGTTAAGTGGCCGGTGCCAACCAAAGCGATACGCAGGGGAGGGTTGGATCAATAA
- a CDS encoding KpsF/GutQ family sugar-phosphate isomerase, translating to MDNIAKRVFDIEIGSLKHVADNIDGSFNAVVEAILGCQGKLIVAGMGKSGTIGKKIAATLASTGTPSFFLHPGEAFHGDLGMVEAKDIVILISYSGETDEVLKIIPFLKWNGNTIISMTGNANSTLARNSDHHLLVAVPREACPLELAPTSSTTATLVMGDALAVALMELREFKPGDFAKFHPGGNLGKRLLAKVKENMQVDKLPFIDKDASFTDLLLRMSEGRLGMVIVGNKEQVEGIVTDGDLRRALLKNANVNNMIISDIMTAEPVFIDENILADEAEQLMIRRKITTVLVGSAEQRTVSGVYQIYNR from the coding sequence ATGGATAATATAGCTAAACGCGTGTTCGATATCGAGATCGGCTCATTAAAACATGTTGCCGATAATATCGATGGTTCATTCAACGCGGTTGTAGAGGCCATACTCGGCTGTCAGGGCAAACTTATAGTAGCAGGCATGGGCAAATCGGGCACTATCGGTAAGAAGATAGCAGCTACATTAGCCAGTACGGGCACTCCGTCGTTTTTCCTGCACCCGGGAGAAGCCTTTCATGGCGACCTGGGCATGGTAGAGGCAAAGGATATTGTTATCCTCATCTCATACTCCGGCGAGACCGATGAAGTACTCAAAATTATTCCCTTTTTAAAATGGAACGGTAATACCATTATCAGTATGACGGGAAATGCCAATTCAACGCTGGCCAGGAATAGCGACCATCATTTATTGGTCGCCGTGCCGCGTGAGGCTTGCCCGCTTGAACTGGCACCAACATCATCAACCACCGCTACATTGGTTATGGGCGACGCGCTTGCCGTAGCTTTGATGGAACTGCGTGAATTTAAACCCGGCGACTTTGCTAAATTTCATCCGGGTGGTAACTTGGGCAAGCGTTTGCTGGCCAAGGTTAAAGAAAATATGCAGGTAGATAAACTGCCTTTCATTGACAAAGATGCTTCCTTTACAGACCTGTTGCTGCGCATGAGCGAGGGAAGATTGGGCATGGTGATCGTAGGAAATAAAGAACAAGTGGAAGGTATTGTTACCGATGGCGACCTGCGCCGGGCCCTGCTCAAGAACGCTAATGTAAACAATATGATCATTAGCGATATCATGACTGCAGAACCGGTATTTATTGACGAAAATATCCTTGCAGACGAGGCCGAGCAGCTGATGATCAGGCGTAAGATCACTACCGTATTGGTCGGCTCGGCAGAACAACGTACAGTATCCGGAGTTTACCAGATTTACAACAGGTAA